Within Triticum urartu cultivar G1812 unplaced genomic scaffold, Tu2.1 TuUngrouped_contig_5903, whole genome shotgun sequence, the genomic segment AGATAAAAAGTATGTTGTTTTTTTCCCACAAGGTTTTTCATAGTTGTGTATGCATGGTTCTCGATGTTTTTTCTCTCACTCTGGTTTTAATAGATGTTTATTTGCAATTCGAATCACCAACGGTACAAAAAAACGGACCATACACTATATATtaaatttgcaccaaaaattaTATTTTAGAAATATTTAACAGCTAAAAATAACTTCATATTTagattctacatatttttctaatcaagtttcatatataacatgttaaaatctaagttacggtttaaaagatatgaatAATCTTATTTTACATAAACTGTAGATTGATTAATCGAAGCGTCAAAGGATTTTCTGTTAAAACTAAAAAAACGTTTCGGCTGACTTAAATATGGACGGCGGGTTGATTGTCTAAAATGTCAGGGGGTTTTCTGAGAAAATGAAAAAACGTTCGGTTGTAACTTAAATGTGTACTGCGGTTTGATTTACATAAAACTGAGGAGTTTATTTGTAAAATGGCGTGACAGACGACCAGAAACAGTCcatgctttattagtaggtaagATAAAATTCTGTATGGTGAAAGAAATAGGATTTTACTTTTTTGCGGGTAAAAATaggattttactatttactattCTCTCTCTTGATTCCAAATTAAGTTTAAAATTTGTGCGCTGCAAAATTTAAGTTTGACCATTAATTTAGCATACTAAGGCCCTGTTCGGCAGTCCGCTGGCTCCACAAAATCCTGCGCTCCGCTCCTCGAAGTGAATTCCAGCTCTTCGATCGATCGTGCGAGCCAGAAAAACCGTTCGCCTCGCTAGCTCCACTCCGCTTCGTGAGTTGGGCTGAAAGCCCAATAATCTGTTTTGTGGCCCGTGCTAAAGGGAGGTTGGTCAAGCTACCGGCCCGTTCGGGGCTGAAAACGTGACGAGCGCGAGAAACAAACTCTATCGAACCGGTAAGTTTCACTTATCGGTGGCATACATCCGTAAATTCCACGAACTCCCTCGTTTCTAGGATCTGCAGATCAGCTCATTTGCCGCTCCACAATTTTGAACTACTGCTGACTCCGCTCCGCTCCGCTGACTCTTCGGAGTTACAGCGTTTGGGGCTGCTCCGCTCGCTCCGGGAGAGCAGTTCTGGAGCGGAGAGAACCCGAACAGCCCCTAAATGTGTCTTGTCTTCTATAAGAATTATATCATGGTGTTCGTATTTGGACAAAGTTTCGAATGATATGATTTTTATGACATATAACAAATATATTTATCATCAAAATAATGGTCAAAGTTAAATCATGCATTCCCGCAAAAGAATTTTGAATCATATAGATCACATGAGCAGACGAATACTCACATTTACCAGTGAGCTTTTTAACTTAATGATCACCCCTTTTTGCAAAAATGGCCAAAACCGATTTCTCCTTGATCCTTTCGATGTAGCAGCGCGCATTGTGGGTCGCCAAGTTGCTATTTTCGGGCGGCCACCAACTTTGgaccctcctcctcctccggctctGGCAACGTTACGAGCGGATCCATGCGGTGGCAGACGGCGAAACGGGCAAGAACAAGGGTGGAGGTTGACAACGATCGGCTGGAGAGGGTGGCAATGCGCAGGCTTGGTGCGGAAACAGTGCGGTTGTGGCCAATGTGTGGGCTCCAGGTGGGGATTCGGGTGGACCAGGATTGTTGGAGTCCTACGTGGAGGAGGTCCGGACTCCCGCAAATCTTCCCCAACTTTGCATTCGGTTTGCGGGCTTTTGAACACGCGGATGTGTCCACGAACGTATGCGACATCACATTGGATGGCAAAAAAAAAAGGTCCGAATGTTTTGTAGCACgggttggagatgccctaagtaTGGCTTAAAAAGCAAACTGGCTTAAAAAGCAAACTTACAGTGAATGAGAGCAAAATAACCACATGTTCGTTAATTTACAGCAGCGGTTCAAATACTGCCTTCGGTTTAGGTGTGGCTTAAAATACTGATGTTACATAAAGGAGAGCAAATGAATCATATTTTCCTAAATTTATGTCGGTGGTTCAAATAGACCATTGGATTTAAGTATTTTGGTACATCTTGTACAAAAAAAATGTTGTATTTTTTGTCAAACGTTTTGGTTTGCGGCATAGTTTGCATCGGCCAATCGGCTACAATGTCGATCGTATAGCTCTTTTAAGACCACGCCGATATGAGCACAGTATTCGATTTTTGAACCTTGATCGTAGCAAAGAAAATAATCCAACAAAATTTCTGATTTATTGCACTTCCGAGAATTCAAAGAATCGTTTGTTACCTAGTTGTACAAAGGGCGGCCAAGGGCCACAACCCCCCGAAAAATGTTGATGAATGGAGCATTCTGTGATTTTAACATACAACACGCTCTAAATTACACCTAAGCTAACCTTCGAGCATTGAGATACAACAAAATACAACATGGTTCGGCTTTTGCCGCTGTCAAGTGTATTTTGCCACCGGGTAGATGGAAAAACCCACTGGCGTTACTACCAGTTTTCAACTGAAACCCCCCATGCTTGGTTTCACTGGGGCGTTCTTGGTTTCTAGGACGGAGCGATAGCAGCTCCTCACGCCCACAGCAGACAATCAACACCCAGTTCAAAGTTTGTCACGGGACTGTCGCCGAAATCCTCGCCTTGGTTTTGGACCTCATGGTTTGTGTCGACGTAGGGCTCAGACAAATCCAATGACCTTACAGAGGGGATGGCATGCTCCTTTTGGATATCTGACGATGCGGCCGCTGCTTCTTCCCGATCCAAAACAACGAGGAAGTCGTCTTCGAATTCGAATGTCAAGAACTTGTCTTGACAGGCTACACATTTCAATTAATGGTAAGATTGGCATGAATAAATGGCTTTAGAAGGTCATGCAACAGGAGGCAGCCGGTACTTACTGTCCACTAGATGAGCAAGGTGGTGGATGTTCTTTATCATAGTTCCATTTAGTTTTATGACCTGATAAAATTAGTGGTTACAGGAACACATTAGCTGAATGCAAATGCATAACAAGATGGCTAGAAGTGGAATAGACAAGAGGTTTACTTGTTGATTGCCCATGTGCTCGTACCCGATGTTGACATCGTTCGCCAGTACCTGGAAAACATTGGTAACTTAAGAACGTGATAACACTTTGCAGCACTAGGACTAGCCAATTTATCCAACCACGAAATACAACATACCTGAGATACAATTACGATTTGCTCCCCTTCGAAGGTTGATAGAGAGTATCGTGCCTTTGCCAACAGTTTTAACTGCACACAAAGATAAGATATCAACAACAGTAAGAGATTGCAGATCTTCCGGAAAGGTAAGCTGCACGCAGGATGGTCATGTGGAATGATCTTACCCCTAAAGTATCTTCACACTCTTCCCTGCAAATGTAGATAGATTTATGTGTTAGTAACTACAACCTTTCTGACACCAAGCATGGATTGAAAGAGGAAATAGTTGTTTACTTACTCTATAAATGGTTCTGTTAAAGGCGTGAAGACAAGGCCGGCAACTATCAGATAAGAAGGTTGACCCCCATCAACATTGAATGGCACCTTATTTGAGGATGAAGAAAATTGTGAAATCGGTGAAATTTTTACATTTCTAGTTTTAGCTCATGAAATGATCAAGGGTTATAGTGTCTTACTAAATGTTTTCTTGGATGCAAAATGGTTTGCACTTTCATGACCTTGCCTTCCCGAATGATACCTAGTTGGGCAACATCACCTGCATACCTGATTAATAAAATAACAATTGTTTAGTGCAGTTCATGCTATCATGTTGGAACATTTTATTTTCTTCAGATGTTAAAGGATGTCACTAGTGTCAAATTTATATGATCCACATACAGATTATTGGAACAAAATTGCAATGCCTCAGATGGAAAAGGCTTGTAACTTTGGTATCCCAGATCAAGAGGGAGCTTCGTAGGCATTACACACAAGGGTTTTAGGCAAATGGAGAGCAGTGCACATATAATTAAAGACTGCTTAGTTCTCCATGATTTTGCACTACTGAATCACTAATGAAGGTTCAGAAGGTAACATGAAATAGATACATGTTAATAGGTGATTGCATGATTTTCATTTTACCCATCCATACAAATGATAGAGAATGTGACATCTATATGCATCTGTACACATGTTGAAACAAAGCCCACTGGTTATGGCTGTCAAAATATAGATTTGTGGTATTGTGCCATTATGAAATTCCAGACCACTAGAAACTGGTGACAAAAAATGTTCTGCCCTAGAACAGAACATAAATAAATTAAAAAGGTTAGGAAAAGCACTTCAAGATGATTAAGAAAATGATGGTACTTGTGAGGAAGCACTTACTTTTGACTTGTGAGGTAGCGGAAAGCAATCCGCTCAGTGGACCGAAATGGTACTGTTCCTTCACATCCTACCGAGACACCGTCGAAACTTGTTATCACATCTCCCTGGAGAAAAACAAACACCTGATCAGCTTAAGAAGGAAGCAATTGTAGCAAATACCGTTCTGGTAACTATTAATTCAGAAAGATTCATTTGCGGGAAGAAAACCTAAAGGTAGCAAATCTGTGAACTCCATCTAAGAGATGCAGATGCACTTTACCTTTCGCAGAACACTGCTTGCTGGAGCTGTAGGCTCAACCCGGCGGACAAGAACACCCTTCAACCAATTAAAATGGCATGTTATAGGAGAATAATGAAAAACATAGAGCACTATTCAGTGGTAAGGACAAAACTGAGAGTAGTTTTCAGAACATACGTTTGTTGGATATAAATCGGTATCTCTTTATTTAACTGTAGCATTTTATTATGTAGGGAACTCTACCAGACATAGATAACAGAATCCTACACAACTCACTGACTACTCTCTGCTAATACAGATGTACATCTGCATTTAGACAGTAGGCACGATACAAAGTGCTGCCGTCAATGACATGGATCTCACCAGAAACTACTGGCTAAACCCATATGGAAATACATGTACCTTTGTGTGTATGAGAGTTTGTTCGAAAATCTCTAATAAATCTCCATATCCACAAGCTGAAGCTGAACACATATCGATATCATACCTCACTTGAAGGCACCTTCAAGCTTTCACGCAGTGCTGGGTTTTCCAATTTCTGAAGTAGGACGCCCAGGCAAGGAAATCCTGCATAATGTCTGAACACATTGAGGACATCAACTTGAACATACAACAGCAAGTAGACCCTCCGAAAATAAGCATCTCATCAGTCATCACACAGTTTTACTAATGAATGCATATTCGGTGAGTACACATTACGAAAAACTTGTAAATATATTTAGGGGGTTAAAAAGGCTTCAGAAAAATGCCAAAATTAATACAACGCTGAAGTTTAACAGTGGAGCCTGACCAAGCAAATTTTGCAACCAAATGAACAGACTGTAATAAGTTATATGCCAATGTATAATTAAGTACTTAAGGCGCAGTTTTTGTTTTGTTTCCAAAGATATATGTACGTTACCTGTGTATTTTCCATTTTTCCGATAGTCATTCAAGAAATGGGATACAACTGTAGTTGGAATAACATATCCAATATTTTCAGCTTCATCTGACCTGAACACCTAAACAAAAGACAGCATGAAGACAGGGAATAGAAAGACAAGAAGATAAACATTCAACAGTGCAGACACGTATCTGGGTAAGTACATTCATACCAAATGTACTTAACCATTTGATGTTCATCAAAATTACGCATTAACAGGGCTTTGAGTGTATCTTTCAGGTTTGCTAATAAAAACTTTGGGAAAGATAGTCTTTTATTTGAGTAGAAAAACAAAGTGGTCATCGCTTACAAAATGTTAAACGATGCAATTCTAATCCATGATTAAGTAAATCCGATCTGAGTTGATATAGCAAAGCCATATAACCTGGAATTTTCTGAACCCGAAACCAAAACACTTCCCCTCATGTCTAGATGGAGGCCGCAACTGTTTTTATTAATAGCACAGTGGCTACCTCTTGAAGTTGAGACCTTATGCCTCTGATACCATTCTGAGGAAACATGAAACTTGTATTTCCATGAGGCCATAGACCGTATGTACTCACACTGACACACATACTGGTGTGGTAAATATGCAGATAAACCATTATACAACAGGGATATTACATGGCTAATAAAACCACGACAAGTATTTTAGAACTGAGGGAGTACATCACTTATATCCACAGTTCCACACATCGGCTACGTAAGCAAGTAATCAGTAAAAGTACCTGAAATGCTACTCCAATGCATTCCCCTTGCTCATTAAAAGCCGGTCCACCACTGTTTCCTGCCAGAAAGCAAACAATACCAAATACAATATCGATGCTTTATATATCCTCTTCAAAAAAAAAATAGCGAGGAAAGCCCTTCCTAAAGCAAATCACAAGTTCAAGGTAAAAGCAAACCTGCGTTTATTGCCGCATCAATTTGAACCCCAAGAAGATCTGATGTTCCATGCGCATATGGTGTGACCTGGGCTATTCCAAAGGTAAAATAGTATAAGTGCGA encodes:
- the LOC125529851 gene encoding protease Do-like 2, chloroplastic (The sequence of the model RefSeq protein was modified relative to this genomic sequence to represent the inferred CDS: added 708 bases not found in genome assembly), translated to MAALAALFASPALPFPSTSASSSPSCSCRFRRAVACAPRHPPASRRVTRRFDEVEGASKKRRGGGIGGGGGGGGGSLASSARKDKGLSIDFKESQVADFEDLEEDKFLNAVVKVYCTHIRPDYGLPWQKQRQHSSTGSAFMIGDNKLLTNAHCVEHDTQIKVKRRGDDKKYVAKVLARGTECDLAMLSVENEEFWRGTEPLQLGRLPCLQDSVTVVGYPLGGDTISVTKGVVSRIEVTPYAHGTSDLLGVQIDAAINAGNSGGPAFNEQGECIGVAFQVFRSDEAENIGYVIPTTVVSHFLNDYRKNGKYTGFPCLGVLLQKLENPALRESLKVPSSEGVLVRRVEPTAPASSVLRKGDVITSFDGVSVGCEGTVPFRSTERIAFRYLTSQKYAGDVAQLGIIREGKVMKVQTILHPRKHLVPFNVDGGQPSYLIVAGLVFTPLTEPFIEEECEDTLGLKLLAKARYSLSTFEGEQIVIVSQVLANDVNIGYEHMGNQQVIKLNGTMIKNIHHLAHLVDTCQDKFLTFEFEDDFLVVLDREEAAAASSDIQKEHAIPSVRSLDLSEPYVDTNHEVQNQGEDFGDSPVTNFELGVDCLLWA